The following proteins are encoded in a genomic region of Candidatus Leptovillus gracilis:
- the hisE gene encoding phosphoribosyl-ATP diphosphatase, which translates to MTDFIDTLFATIQDRKTNPKPGSYTNSLFDAGEDEIVKKVGEEAVEIILAVKGQGKTRIVEETADLIYHLLVMLAAHDLAWDDVRAELERRHMN; encoded by the coding sequence ATGACCGACTTTATTGACACCTTATTTGCCACCATCCAGGACCGCAAAACCAACCCCAAACCCGGTTCCTACACCAACAGCCTGTTCGACGCCGGTGAGGATGAAATTGTGAAAAAAGTGGGCGAAGAGGCGGTGGAAATCATTCTCGCCGTCAAGGGCCAGGGCAAAACGCGCATCGTTGAGGAAACGGCCGATCTCATCTATCACCTGCTTGTCATGCTGGCTGCCCACGACCTGGCCTGGGACGATGTGCGTGCCGAGTTGGAAAGACGCCACATGAATTAA
- the hisF gene encoding imidazole glycerol phosphate synthase subunit HisF, translated as MLAKRIIPCLDVKDGRVVKGINFVQLRDAGDPVEQAKVYDEAGADELVFLDITATHEARDTVIEMAKAVAEQVFIPFTVGGGIRTVDDMRALLRAGADKISINSAAVRHPELITQGAQAFGSQAIVVAIDARRISDQYSVTSEQSGDNPKSEIRNPKWEVFVSGGRTPTGLDAVEWAQEVERRGAGEILLTSMDGDGTQAGYDLELTRAIAEAVSIPVIASGGAGTLEHFAQALTEGGADAALAASLFHYKQLTITEVKEYLSQQGIPVRQ; from the coding sequence ATGCTCGCCAAACGCATCATCCCCTGTTTAGACGTCAAAGACGGCCGTGTCGTCAAAGGCATCAACTTCGTGCAACTGCGCGACGCCGGCGACCCGGTGGAGCAGGCCAAAGTCTACGACGAAGCCGGAGCCGACGAACTGGTCTTTCTGGACATCACCGCCACCCACGAAGCCCGCGACACCGTGATTGAAATGGCGAAGGCGGTCGCCGAACAGGTCTTCATCCCCTTCACCGTCGGCGGCGGCATCCGCACCGTGGACGACATGCGCGCCCTGCTGCGCGCCGGCGCCGACAAAATCAGCATCAACTCCGCCGCCGTGCGCCACCCCGAACTCATCACCCAGGGCGCACAAGCCTTCGGCAGCCAGGCCATCGTCGTCGCCATAGACGCCCGCCGAATCAGTGACCAGTATTCAGTGACCAGTGAACAGTCCGGCGACAATCCGAAATCCGAAATCCGAAATCCGAAATGGGAAGTTTTCGTGTCCGGCGGCCGCACGCCCACCGGCCTGGACGCCGTGGAATGGGCGCAAGAAGTGGAACGGCGCGGCGCGGGCGAAATTTTGCTCACCAGCATGGATGGCGACGGGACGCAGGCGGGCTACGATTTGGAACTAACGCGGGCGATTGCCGAGGCGGTTAGCATCCCGGTGATTGCTTCCGGCGGCGCGGGCACGCTGGAACACTTCGCCCAGGCGCTCACCGAGGGCGGCGCAGACGCGGCGCTGGCCGCCTCGCTGTTCCACTACAAACAGCTCACCATCACCGAAGTCAAAGAATATCTATCCCAACAAGGCATCCCGGTGCGCCAATGA
- the hisI gene encoding phosphoribosyl-AMP cyclohydrolase, protein MTSEIRNPKSEIKFDEKGLVTAVIQDATTHQVLMVAWMNAESLRLTQETGETHFWSRSRQELWHKGATSGAVQRVREIWLDCDGDTLLILVDPAGPACHTGAVSCFFTRLA, encoded by the coding sequence ATGACCTCCGAAATCCGAAATCCGAAATCCGAAATCAAATTTGATGAAAAGGGGTTGGTAACGGCCGTTATCCAAGACGCCACCACCCATCAGGTTCTCATGGTCGCCTGGATGAACGCCGAGAGCCTGCGCCTGACGCAAGAAACCGGCGAAACCCACTTCTGGAGCCGCAGCCGCCAGGAACTCTGGCACAAAGGGGCTACCTCCGGCGCCGTGCAGCGCGTCCGCGAAATCTGGCTGGACTGCGACGGTGACACCCTGCTCATCCTGGTGGACCCGGCCGGCCCCGCCTGCCACACCGGCGCGGTAAGCTGCTTTTTTACCCGACTGGCCTAA
- a CDS encoding noncanonical pyrimidine nucleotidase, YjjG family encodes MNYQWLLFDADNTLFDYDKAEATALANSFHQFGLDFDQTTGAQYRTINAQIWHDYELGHITQQALRAERFRRLFTAVNLPVDAEAFSRQYLINLAQAGHLLDGAETLLRQLAQTHHIAIITNGIADVQRPRLAASPIHDLVEALVISEEVGVAKPDPAIFDVAFARMGQPAKADVLMIGDSLSSDMQGGINYGIDTCWYNPAGKPGSLPVTYEIRALADLENLLTINSQ; translated from the coding sequence GTGAACTATCAATGGTTACTCTTTGACGCGGATAACACACTTTTTGATTACGACAAAGCAGAAGCCACAGCCCTGGCAAACAGCTTCCACCAGTTTGGGCTGGATTTTGACCAGACGACGGGCGCACAGTACCGGACCATCAACGCCCAAATCTGGCACGATTACGAATTGGGCCACATCACTCAGCAAGCGCTGCGCGCCGAACGTTTCCGCCGGTTGTTTACGGCCGTTAACCTCCCCGTAGACGCCGAAGCCTTCAGCCGCCAATACCTCATCAACCTGGCCCAGGCCGGCCACTTGCTGGATGGGGCCGAAACGCTGCTGCGCCAGCTCGCCCAAACCCACCACATCGCCATCATCACCAATGGCATCGCCGACGTACAGCGCCCGCGCCTGGCCGCCTCGCCCATCCATGACCTGGTGGAAGCGTTGGTCATCTCCGAAGAAGTCGGCGTTGCCAAGCCGGACCCGGCCATTTTTGACGTGGCATTCGCCCGGATGGGCCAACCCGCCAAAGCCGACGTGTTGATGATTGGCGACAGCCTGAGTTCCGACATGCAGGGCGGGATCAACTATGGCATTGATACCTGCTGGTACAATCCGGCGGGCAAGCCAGGCAGCCTGCCGGTGACGTATGAGATTCGGGCGCTGGCCGACCTGGAAAACCTGTTAACCATCAACAGCCAATAG